A genome region from Haloactinospora alba includes the following:
- a CDS encoding FtsK/SpoIIIE domain-containing protein yields the protein MLRDRSAGSAQVQPTTPLPAHGVRFTTPVVETPGIVIVSRWVYRLLRLVVLTPVRFPVAAAVAALATAIGVHLGWLVLSGTAVLTGVGLGVWWWYWPAAFHRLVVLRSLACWRWLWVYRRHWQPVLVVAGLAESYQERHYLPRIKTVSCTAWADRVRITLVQGTTPRDLEDRVTELAHGFQAPSCRVYTRGPRDVVLEFPRRDLLANPLPARPVPDQVDMAALEVGLCEDGTPWDLRLHGTHVLTVGVTGSGKGSVLWSAIRALLPAIGEGTAQVWAIDPKRMELSYGRSLFARYADTAEAAVDVLEAAVSEMHARADRYAGIRRTHTPTVEDPFIVIMVDEVAFLTAYHPEKDIRRRAENAIATLTSQGRAVGVCVLAALQDPRKEVMNLRNLFPDKIALRLDEASQVDMVLGDDARERGANAHLIDPDVPGVAFVRLEGSPLPVRVRAAFVSDDDITAMANEYGTRSLQPVADVEVA from the coding sequence ATGCTGCGCGACCGCAGTGCCGGAAGTGCCCAAGTACAGCCCACCACCCCTCTTCCCGCGCACGGGGTGCGGTTCACGACCCCGGTGGTGGAAACGCCGGGCATCGTCATCGTGTCCCGGTGGGTCTATCGGCTCCTGCGCCTAGTGGTGCTCACCCCTGTCCGGTTTCCGGTCGCAGCGGCCGTGGCCGCGCTCGCCACAGCGATCGGCGTCCATCTCGGCTGGCTGGTCCTTTCTGGAACAGCCGTACTTACTGGCGTGGGATTAGGGGTGTGGTGGTGGTACTGGCCCGCCGCGTTCCACCGCCTGGTCGTGCTGCGCAGCCTGGCGTGCTGGCGCTGGCTGTGGGTGTACCGGCGTCACTGGCAACCCGTGCTCGTGGTGGCCGGACTGGCCGAGTCGTATCAGGAACGCCACTACCTGCCCCGCATCAAAACCGTGTCCTGCACCGCCTGGGCGGATCGGGTGCGCATCACCCTGGTACAGGGCACCACTCCCAGAGATCTCGAAGACCGGGTGACCGAGCTCGCCCACGGGTTCCAAGCGCCCTCGTGCCGGGTCTACACGCGCGGGCCGCGCGACGTGGTGTTGGAGTTTCCCCGCCGCGACCTGTTGGCCAACCCCCTGCCGGCACGCCCCGTCCCGGATCAGGTCGACATGGCCGCTCTCGAGGTGGGCCTGTGTGAAGACGGGACCCCGTGGGACCTGCGGCTGCACGGCACCCACGTACTCACGGTCGGAGTGACAGGTTCGGGCAAAGGCTCGGTGCTCTGGTCGGCCATCCGCGCCCTGCTGCCCGCCATTGGCGAGGGCACTGCCCAGGTGTGGGCGATCGATCCCAAACGCATGGAACTGTCCTACGGCCGGAGCCTGTTCGCCCGCTACGCCGACACCGCTGAGGCGGCCGTGGACGTGTTGGAGGCGGCCGTGTCCGAGATGCACGCCCGGGCGGATCGCTACGCCGGAATCCGGCGCACCCACACCCCCACAGTCGAGGACCCCTTCATCGTGATCATGGTCGATGAGGTCGCTTTCCTCACCGCCTACCACCCCGAGAAAGACATCCGCCGCCGGGCCGAGAACGCCATCGCCACCCTCACAAGCCAGGGGCGTGCGGTGGGAGTGTGCGTGCTGGCCGCACTCCAGGACCCGCGCAAAGAGGTCATGAACCTGCGCAACCTGTTTCCCGACAAGATCGCCCTACGGCTGGACGAAGCGTCTCAGGTTGACATGGTGCTCGGCGATGACGCCCGCGAACGCGGCGCCAACGCCCATCTCATCGACCCCGATGTTCCCGGGGTGGCGTTCGTCCGCCTGGAGGGCTCCCCGCTGCCGGTGCGCGTGCGGGCCGCCTTCGTCAGTGACGACGACATCACGGCCATGGCGAACGAGTACGGAACTCGTTCTCTGCAGCCGGTGGCGGATGTGGAGGTGGCCTGA